The genomic DNA ATACTATTTTATATCGCGCTGGTACGTTCGATAAACCGTTTGGGCAATTTTATAGTTTGGAACCGCCGCAAGGTATTTTACAAACTCGAATAGATAAGGCAGTGCTGCCAAATTGGCCCGGAGGAGGTAAGTCTCCAATCGATTCAGTAATTGCAGTTAAGATTCCGGCAGGTACAAAAATATATACCGGAAAAGTAGGAAGTCAAGGAGGTATCTACGTTGGAGGAACTCAACAAATCGTTGTACCGAAATCCTGGACTATTCCAGGTGCTGAAATAATTGGAACAAGCGCGATAAAATGAATAATATTATAGAATTACAAAATATTTTAAAAAGGATGTCTGATCTTCTTTATGGTGGTGGATACGATGATTGGGGAAGCAGTTTTAAAAATCTAATTAATGAAATTGCAACGAATTCGACTGAAACTAAAAGGAAAATACTTCGGCTCTACGGTGGAATGGGATCGCTAAATGATATTGTTCTCTACAAAGATGGAAAATTGTTGCTTTCTGATAGTAATGAATTTGATGAACTTCGTTCAAAATTATTTGTTAAATTGCAGGATTTGAGTGAGGGCGACACTTAAAACTTTATCGAAGCAAATTTACTTCGCTCCCCGCGAGGGATGCGGCTGAGCCTCGCAAAAACTAAAGTAACAGACAAAACTTCTGACATCGAGAACGAGGAAGCTTTAACTTCAATAAATCGGTTATCCGCAATATTTTATAATTGAGCTATAGTTCCGTTAATCCTAAATGGAGGATAAAGCAAATTTACTTCACGACCCGCGAGGGATGCGGCGGGCTTAAGTCCAACACGAGCTATAAAAATGAGATTTAGGATTGAAAGACGGAGCGTGTTGGATGAGGGCGACTGCCCGAACCCGAAGCAGCCCGAACCGAAGGTCGCGGCCAGAATCCTAACTTTAACATTATTAATTTCATTCCAAGTAAAAGACTTAACAGCAGGGGCAAACGCACAGACCTGGAACGGATTTGCATCGAGCTTAAACTCGGAACTTGGAACCTGGAATACATTAACGCCGTCGATATCGAACTGGGAAGGACAGATGTCCGCGTATCAGGCGCAGTATGCGGCTTGGCATGCTCAGGCTGTTGCTTACGAAAACAATTTACAAATTTCTTATTCGAATGGGGTGCAGACTTTAAATTCGGAGAAACTATCGTGGCTGTCTAGTATCAATTCGCAAGCTTCCGTTGCCTCTTCCCTAGCTCAAACCGCAAAAAATGAAGACGATTCAAACGCCCAAGTTAAACTGGATGATAGCCTGCCTAGAATTTCTTCCGTATTTCTACCGAGTTCCGGAGAAGTTCTCGCTCCCGCTTTGACACCACCGTCTGTGGATTCGTCCGGACTCAATAATGTACTTTCGATCTTCCAACAATCGTTGATGGGAGCGAGTAATCTTGCTTTAGAAAACCAACTCAACAAGCAAGCGATCCAAGAGAAGCAGAATGCAGTCAATCAGATCGCGAGTTCCTTAGGCAGTAACGCAGTAGTCGACAATCACGGAAATATCACCTGAGGCTCGCAAAAACTAAAGTAACAGACGAAACTGCTGCAATAGCGATCAAAGAAGTATTTTTTTAAAGAACCTCGGGACTTATCCGGGGTTTGAGCGAATGAGTAAGAGAAAATTTCGAAATAAACGCGGTATGTATCCGTTATTCGGCATATTTGAAACTCAAAACTTGGCATACGGTATGGTTATCCCGCTTTGAGGGGTACTCGAATTCGCTTAATAGTAATTGTTAAATAAACTTAGGCTACTCTTTTGTACGAATAAGTATGGTAAAGCCCGCCAAGGATGGGGGTTGCTACTAACCTACAGTTCCCGTCTCGAGGCTTGTGTAGAACGGGAGAACTGATTGGAGTATCCTTTTCGATGGAAATATGGGTTCTATGATGATTATAAAAATGAATGAACTCTTCCAAATTTCTATGCAAATGATATTCATTTAATGGAATAAAGAAATCCAAGAATTCGTTTCTAGCCTAGTTACATAAAACTGGACACCTTTTTCGCTCGAATCGAGGTATAAAGAAGCGATGAGTAAAAAAGGGAAATACTCTCCGGAGTTTAAAGAGCAAGCGATAAAACGCATATTAACCGGTTCTTTCACAATAAAAGAAGTAGCAGAATCGTTAGGAATCAG from Leptospira fainei serovar Hurstbridge str. BUT 6 includes the following:
- a CDS encoding DUF6966 domain-containing protein; the protein is MNNIIELQNILKRMSDLLYGGGYDDWGSSFKNLINEIATNSTETKRKILRLYGGMGSLNDIVLYKDGKLLLSDSNEFDELRSKLFVKLQDLSEGDT
- a CDS encoding TIGR04388 family protein → MRFRIERRSVLDEGDCPNPKQPEPKVAARILTLTLLISFQVKDLTAGANAQTWNGFASSLNSELGTWNTLTPSISNWEGQMSAYQAQYAAWHAQAVAYENNLQISYSNGVQTLNSEKLSWLSSINSQASVASSLAQTAKNEDDSNAQVKLDDSLPRISSVFLPSSGEVLAPALTPPSVDSSGLNNVLSIFQQSLMGASNLALENQLNKQAIQEKQNAVNQIASSLGSNAVVDNHGNIT